In one window of Opitutus sp. GAS368 DNA:
- the guaA gene encoding glutamine-hydrolyzing GMP synthase, whose protein sequence is MAQTIAVLDFGSQLTQVIARRIRECQVYSKIYHFSTPAAKLREEGVVGIILSGGPQSVYAKTAPHPDPEIFKLGVPVLGICYGVQLMGHFLGGKVALSKAREYGHGHLTIKKPGKLFAGLPKKLRIWNSHGDKLTRLPPGFVATAVSDNSPFAGIEDPKRRFYGIQFHPEVFHTERGVDMIRNFLVRVCGAKQDWTTKDFIAHAVADIRAKVGRSRVLLGLSGGVDSSVAAALLHKAIGKQLTCVFVDNGLLRKDERAYVEALYQRNFKIDLRVVDATPLFLKRLKGVTEPETKRKIIGRTFVEVFEKSLKSIGGAQFLGQGTLYPDVIESVSIAGNPASLIKTHHNVGGLPARMKLRLIEPLRELFKDEVRQVGAALGLPREVVWRQPFPGPGLGVRVMGDITADKLEILRNADAVLQEEMMKSGHYWKVWQSFAVFLPVKTVGVFGDERTYDYVIALRIVESIDAMTADWARLPPDLLQKISSRITNEVRGVSRVVLDISSKPPATIEWE, encoded by the coding sequence ATGGCGCAGACAATTGCTGTTCTCGATTTCGGTTCCCAGCTCACCCAGGTCATTGCGCGGCGCATCCGCGAATGCCAGGTCTACTCGAAGATCTACCACTTCAGCACGCCGGCGGCCAAGCTCCGCGAGGAGGGCGTCGTGGGCATCATTCTTTCCGGCGGCCCGCAGAGCGTCTATGCGAAGACGGCCCCGCACCCCGATCCCGAGATATTCAAACTCGGCGTGCCCGTGTTGGGCATCTGCTATGGGGTCCAGCTGATGGGGCACTTCCTCGGCGGCAAGGTCGCCCTCAGCAAGGCCCGCGAATACGGTCACGGCCACCTCACCATCAAGAAACCCGGCAAACTTTTCGCCGGCCTGCCCAAAAAACTCCGCATCTGGAACTCGCACGGCGACAAGCTCACCCGGCTGCCGCCGGGCTTCGTGGCGACGGCCGTTTCCGACAACTCGCCTTTCGCCGGCATCGAGGATCCCAAGCGTCGCTTCTACGGCATCCAGTTCCACCCAGAGGTCTTCCACACCGAGCGCGGCGTGGACATGATTCGCAACTTCCTCGTCCGCGTCTGCGGCGCGAAGCAGGACTGGACGACCAAGGACTTCATCGCCCACGCCGTTGCCGACATCCGCGCCAAGGTTGGCAGGTCCCGCGTGCTGCTCGGCCTCTCCGGCGGCGTCGATTCCTCCGTCGCGGCTGCGCTGCTGCACAAGGCCATCGGCAAGCAGCTCACCTGCGTGTTCGTGGACAACGGTCTCCTGCGCAAGGACGAGCGCGCCTACGTCGAGGCGCTCTACCAGCGGAATTTCAAGATCGACCTGCGCGTCGTGGACGCGACACCGCTCTTCCTCAAACGCCTCAAGGGCGTCACCGAGCCGGAGACCAAACGCAAGATCATCGGCCGCACCTTCGTCGAGGTCTTTGAAAAGTCGCTGAAGTCCATCGGCGGCGCCCAGTTCCTGGGGCAGGGGACCCTCTATCCGGACGTCATCGAGTCGGTTTCTATCGCGGGCAATCCCGCCTCGCTGATCAAGACACATCACAACGTCGGCGGCCTGCCCGCGCGCATGAAGCTCAGGCTGATCGAGCCGCTGCGCGAGCTCTTCAAGGACGAGGTGCGCCAGGTCGGCGCCGCGCTCGGCCTGCCGCGCGAGGTCGTCTGGCGCCAGCCGTTCCCGGGCCCCGGCCTCGGCGTCCGGGTGATGGGCGACATCACCGCCGACAAACTGGAAATCCTCCGCAACGCCGACGCGGTGTTGCAGGAGGAGATGATGAAGTCCGGTCATTACTGGAAGGTCTGGCAGTCCTTCGCCGTGTTCCTGCCCGTCAAGACCGTGGGCGTCTTCGGCGACGAGCGCACCTACGACTACGTCATCGCCCTCCGCATCGTGGAGAGCATCGACGCCATGACCGCCGATTGGGCGCGGCTGCCGCCCGACCTGTTGCAGAAGATTTCCAGCCGCATCACCAACGAGGTGCGGGGGGTCAGTCGCGTGGTGCTCGATATCAGCTCCAAGCCCCCGGCGACCATCGAATGGGAGTAG
- a CDS encoding M20 family metallo-hydrolase yields the protein MSLSIDTKRLTDEIEYLAHVSDTPYPSVTRVLFSSVDLRAREWLKLLYADAGLVVREDAVGNTFARWPGTDPAAAPVATGSHIDAIPNAGRFDGVVGVLGGLEAIRALQRAGRRPRRSIELVMFTAEEPTRFGLGCLGSRLMAGTLSRQKIDSLRDPQGLSVDDVCAQAYMHGTLESTRLTPGCYDSFVELHIEQGPLLESKKMPIGVVTAIAAPAALRVDLTGPGGHAGTVLMPDRHDPSLAAAEIMQAVEQAALATQSRDTVATCGLVQVLPGAVNSIPREVRLEIDVRDIDGARRDGVLAVIRTAAKAAAERRRCGFKEQLINADPPATCAPHIVTAVEQAAAALGLPCQRMISRAYHDSLFMAQVCPTAMIFVPSKDGISHRPDEYTAPEEIAQGVRVLAGALDLLAG from the coding sequence ATGAGCCTGTCGATCGACACCAAGCGGCTGACCGACGAGATCGAGTATCTCGCGCATGTCTCCGACACGCCCTATCCGTCGGTGACACGCGTGCTGTTCAGCTCGGTGGACCTGCGGGCCCGCGAATGGCTGAAGCTGCTTTATGCGGATGCCGGCCTGGTCGTGCGCGAGGATGCCGTCGGCAACACCTTTGCCCGCTGGCCGGGCACGGATCCCGCGGCGGCGCCGGTTGCCACCGGTTCGCACATCGACGCCATTCCCAATGCCGGGCGCTTCGACGGCGTGGTCGGGGTTCTCGGCGGGCTGGAGGCCATCCGTGCGTTGCAGCGGGCGGGCCGCCGGCCGCGGCGTTCGATCGAGCTGGTCATGTTCACGGCGGAGGAACCCACGCGCTTCGGCTTGGGCTGCCTCGGTAGCCGGCTGATGGCCGGCACACTCTCGCGGCAGAAGATCGACAGCCTGCGCGACCCGCAGGGGCTGTCCGTGGACGACGTCTGCGCCCAGGCCTACATGCACGGCACGCTGGAAAGCACGCGGCTGACGCCGGGCTGTTACGACTCCTTTGTCGAGCTGCACATCGAGCAGGGCCCCTTGCTGGAGTCGAAGAAAATGCCCATCGGCGTGGTCACGGCCATCGCCGCGCCCGCGGCGCTGCGTGTCGACCTGACCGGCCCGGGCGGTCACGCCGGCACGGTGCTCATGCCGGACCGGCACGATCCGTCACTGGCGGCCGCCGAGATCATGCAGGCGGTCGAACAGGCGGCGCTGGCCACCCAGAGCCGTGATACCGTCGCCACCTGCGGCCTGGTGCAGGTGCTGCCCGGCGCGGTGAACAGCATTCCGCGCGAGGTGCGGCTCGAGATCGACGTGCGCGACATTGACGGTGCCCGACGCGATGGCGTGCTGGCGGTTATCCGCACGGCCGCCAAGGCGGCGGCGGAGCGCCGGCGCTGCGGCTTCAAGGAGCAGTTGATCAACGCCGACCCGCCGGCCACCTGTGCGCCGCATATCGTCACGGCGGTGGAGCAGGCCGCGGCGGCCCTGGGCCTGCCCTGCCAGCGGATGATCAGCCGGGCCTACCACGACTCGCTGTTCATGGCCCAGGTCTGCCCCACGGCGATGATCTTTGTGCCCTCGAAGGACGGCATCAGCCACCGGCCGGACGAATACACCGCCCCGGAGGAAATCGCCCAGGGGGTGCGCGTGCTGGCGGGGGCGCTGGACTTGCTGGCGGGGTGA
- a CDS encoding DUF885 domain-containing protein, with protein MLKRLLLSLSLSLCLFAAGVAHATGALSPFQTVLNDYYEDYLALFPVDAAVNGDNDPRYEAVWPVDIGAEHRAKVAAMCAKYLAGLARFDRAKLSATDQLSYDTLKWTLTTRLAGTKQIYALLPVNQFSCPTLTFAQMASGAYVHPFKTAQDYRNFLSRARGFSAWVDTAIANMREGMAKGVVQPRILMERVLPQLVPLMADDADTNILFNPLKKLPAGLAPAERDALAAEYAAGIRTVMLPAYARLHAFIRDEYLPRCRATAGIGALPGGKEAYAYSVRLQTTTDFTPEQIHEIGLKEVARIKGEMEKVQAQVGFKGTLPEFLNFVATDPKFAPYKTDEEVLEGYRAIEARVMATVPKFFGHLPRTRFEIRATEKFRAATASAEYSAGTADGSRPGIFYVPIVNPVKFRTPRMEDLFLHEAIPGHHFQISLTLENTGLPKFRRYDANNAYVEGWALYTESIGKELGMYADPYQYLGMLFGDMHRAVRLVVDTGLHAKGWTREQALQYGAEAEGGKPEVQIAEIERYMSWPGQALGYKMGQLKIRELRTLAEKQLGPKFDIKEFHDQILMEGALPLAVLEARIKVWIGR; from the coding sequence ATGCTCAAACGTCTCCTCCTGTCCCTGTCCCTGTCCCTGTGCCTGTTTGCCGCCGGTGTCGCCCATGCCACCGGCGCCCTTTCGCCGTTCCAGACGGTGCTCAACGATTACTATGAGGATTACCTCGCCCTGTTCCCCGTCGATGCCGCCGTCAATGGCGACAACGATCCCCGCTACGAGGCCGTGTGGCCCGTCGACATCGGGGCCGAGCACCGCGCGAAGGTCGCGGCCATGTGCGCCAAGTATCTCGCCGGGCTGGCCAGGTTCGACCGCGCCAAGCTCTCGGCCACCGACCAGCTCAGCTACGACACGCTGAAGTGGACGCTCACGACCCGGCTGGCGGGCACGAAGCAGATTTACGCGCTGCTGCCCGTCAACCAGTTCAGCTGCCCGACGCTCACCTTCGCGCAGATGGCCTCGGGGGCCTATGTGCATCCCTTCAAAACCGCGCAGGACTACCGGAACTTCCTCAGCCGCGCCCGCGGCTTCAGCGCCTGGGTGGACACCGCCATCGCCAACATGCGCGAGGGCATGGCCAAGGGCGTCGTCCAGCCGCGCATCCTGATGGAGCGCGTGCTGCCGCAACTGGTGCCATTGATGGCGGACGATGCCGACACCAACATCCTGTTCAACCCGCTGAAGAAGCTGCCGGCCGGGCTCGCCCCGGCGGAACGCGACGCCCTGGCCGCCGAGTATGCCGCCGGCATCCGCACCGTCATGCTGCCGGCCTATGCGCGGCTGCACGCGTTCATCCGCGACGAATACCTGCCCAGGTGCCGCGCCACCGCCGGCATTGGCGCGCTGCCCGGCGGCAAGGAGGCCTACGCCTATTCCGTCCGGCTCCAGACGACCACCGATTTCACCCCCGAGCAGATCCACGAGATCGGCCTGAAGGAAGTCGCCCGCATCAAAGGCGAGATGGAGAAGGTGCAGGCCCAGGTCGGCTTCAAGGGCACGTTGCCGGAGTTCCTCAACTTCGTCGCCACCGACCCGAAATTCGCGCCTTACAAGACCGACGAGGAGGTGCTCGAAGGCTATCGCGCCATCGAGGCGCGCGTGATGGCCACCGTGCCGAAATTCTTCGGCCACCTGCCGCGCACCAGGTTTGAGATCCGCGCCACCGAGAAATTCCGCGCGGCCACCGCCTCGGCCGAATACAGCGCCGGCACCGCCGACGGCTCGCGCCCCGGCATCTTCTACGTGCCGATCGTCAACCCGGTGAAGTTCCGCACGCCGCGCATGGAGGACCTGTTCTTGCACGAGGCGATCCCGGGCCACCATTTCCAGATCTCCCTCACGCTTGAGAACACCGGCCTGCCGAAGTTCCGCCGTTACGACGCCAACAACGCCTACGTCGAGGGCTGGGCCCTCTACACCGAGAGCATCGGCAAGGAGCTCGGCATGTATGCCGACCCCTACCAATACCTCGGCATGCTGTTCGGCGACATGCACCGGGCCGTCCGTCTGGTGGTTGACACCGGCCTGCACGCCAAGGGCTGGACGCGCGAGCAGGCCCTGCAATACGGCGCCGAGGCCGAGGGTGGCAAGCCGGAGGTGCAGATCGCCGAGATCGAGCGTTACATGTCCTGGCCCGGCCAGGCGCTGGGTTACAAGATGGGCCAGCTGAAGATCCGCGAGCTGCGCACCCTGGCCGAGAAGCAGCTCGGTCCGAAGTTCGACATCAAGGAATTCCACGACCAGATCCTCATGGAAGGCGCGCTGCCCCTCGCCGTGCTCGAGGCCCGCATCAAGGTCTGGATCGGTCGCTAG
- a CDS encoding hydrogenase nickel incorporation protein HypA, translating into MVTPPDITLHVVLYGLLVLGVFGALWIYYDRRDRAFYDSQRRKITFHCIRCDHLYTEKTGTGTAPCPKCGHTNTRLKF; encoded by the coding sequence GTGGTCACGCCGCCTGACATCACCCTCCATGTCGTCCTCTACGGCCTGCTCGTGCTGGGGGTGTTCGGGGCGCTCTGGATCTATTACGACCGGCGCGACCGGGCGTTCTACGATTCCCAGCGCCGCAAGATCACGTTCCACTGCATCCGCTGCGACCATCTCTACACGGAGAAGACCGGCACCGGCACGGCCCCGTGCCCGAAGTGCGGCCATACCAACACCCGGCTGAAGTTCTGA
- the rplQ gene encoding 50S ribosomal protein L17, with translation MRHNKHHASLGVTREHRKAMLSNMGASLIKHGRIETTLTKAKALRPFIEKVITKAKNAAAATVKADALHLRRMALKDIRDEGAVTLLFNEKAAQFAKRSGGYTRIYKLGPQRIGDAAEMAIIEFVGADDQGYKKSKGAKKKGAKKAKAAAPATEAAPEAPKA, from the coding sequence ATGCGTCACAATAAACACCACGCCTCCCTCGGCGTCACCCGCGAGCACCGCAAGGCGATGCTCTCCAACATGGGCGCCAGCCTGATCAAGCACGGTCGCATCGAGACCACGCTGACCAAGGCCAAGGCCCTCCGCCCCTTCATTGAGAAGGTCATCACCAAGGCGAAGAACGCCGCGGCGGCGACCGTCAAGGCCGACGCCCTCCACCTCCGCCGCATGGCCCTCAAGGACATCCGCGACGAGGGTGCCGTCACGCTCCTCTTCAACGAGAAGGCGGCCCAGTTCGCCAAGCGTTCCGGCGGCTACACCCGCATCTACAAGCTCGGCCCGCAGCGCATCGGCGACGCCGCCGAGATGGCGATCATCGAGTTCGTCGGCGCCGACGACCAGGGCTACAAGAAGTCCAAGGGTGCAAAGAAGAAGGGGGCCAAGAAGGCCAAGGCCGCCGCCCCGGCGACCGAAGCCGCTCCCGAGGCTCCGAAAGCCTGA
- a CDS encoding DNA-directed RNA polymerase subunit alpha has product MPKRLGKFEIPSKLTKVEEGATPTYAKFIAEPFEAGYGHTVGNSLRRVLLSSIEGSAISSIKIEGVNHEFQSIDGVVEDVTDIVLNLKKILIVSEKREAVKLHLKVNREGAVTAADIQADANIKIVNPDQLICTLDHKRTFEADIEIKTGRGYCPGESNKKEDQAIGVIAIDSLFSPVRLVRYAVENTRVGQITDYDKLVLEVWTDGRITPDDALKQSASILKHHLDVFDRVSQEAYEFESQAAEVSEEQNKLRKLLNMSVNEIELSVRAANCLNNANITTVGELAMKTEQEMLKYRNFGKKSLNEIKEKLEALGLSLGMKFDERLLDTKKEA; this is encoded by the coding sequence ATGCCCAAGCGTCTCGGAAAGTTCGAAATTCCCTCCAAGCTCACCAAGGTCGAGGAGGGCGCCACGCCCACCTACGCCAAGTTCATCGCCGAGCCCTTTGAGGCCGGCTATGGCCACACCGTCGGCAACTCCCTCCGCCGCGTCCTGCTCAGCTCCATCGAGGGCAGCGCCATCAGCTCGATCAAGATCGAGGGCGTGAACCACGAGTTCCAGTCCATCGACGGCGTCGTCGAGGATGTCACCGACATCGTCCTCAACCTGAAGAAGATCCTCATCGTCTCCGAGAAGCGCGAGGCCGTGAAGCTCCACCTCAAGGTCAACCGCGAGGGCGCCGTCACCGCCGCCGACATCCAGGCCGACGCCAACATCAAGATCGTCAACCCGGACCAGCTGATCTGCACCCTCGACCACAAGCGCACCTTCGAGGCCGACATCGAGATCAAGACCGGCCGCGGCTACTGCCCCGGCGAGAGCAACAAGAAGGAAGACCAGGCCATCGGCGTCATCGCCATCGACTCGCTCTTCTCCCCGGTCCGCCTCGTCCGCTACGCCGTCGAGAACACCCGCGTCGGCCAGATCACCGATTACGACAAGCTCGTGCTCGAGGTCTGGACGGACGGCCGCATCACCCCGGACGACGCCCTCAAGCAGTCCGCCTCGATCCTCAAGCACCACCTTGACGTGTTCGACCGCGTCTCGCAGGAGGCCTACGAGTTCGAGAGCCAGGCCGCCGAGGTCTCCGAGGAGCAGAACAAGCTCCGCAAGCTCCTCAACATGTCGGTCAACGAGATCGAGCTCTCCGTCCGCGCGGCGAACTGCTTGAACAACGCCAACATCACCACCGTCGGCGAGCTGGCCATGAAGACCGAGCAGGAGATGCTCAAATACCGCAACTTCGGCAAGAAGTCCCTCAACGAGATCAAGGAGAAGCTCGAAGCCCTCGGCCTGTCGCTGGGCATGAAGTTCGACGAGCGCCTCCTCGACACCAAGAAGGAAGCTTAA
- the rpsD gene encoding 30S ribosomal protein S4 produces MARYTGPSTRISRRFGQYIVGSAKVLERRNFPPGQHGPKSRRKLSEYAVGLAEKQKLRFIYGLLERQFRRTFAIAKRERGVTGERFLQLLETRLDSVVYLLGFAKSRAAARQLVNHGHVRVNGKKVDIASYTVVQGDEVEMKAVNSSRQLATRAIEENRARVVPGWLTRNDEALKGTVTRLPTRDEMEPSINEQLIVEYYSRF; encoded by the coding sequence ATGGCCCGTTATACTGGACCTTCCACCCGCATCAGCCGCCGCTTCGGCCAATACATCGTTGGCTCGGCGAAGGTGCTCGAGCGCCGCAATTTCCCGCCCGGCCAGCACGGCCCGAAGTCGCGCCGCAAGCTCTCCGAATACGCCGTCGGCCTCGCCGAGAAGCAGAAGCTCCGCTTCATCTACGGCCTGCTCGAGCGCCAGTTTCGCCGCACGTTCGCCATCGCCAAGCGCGAGCGCGGCGTCACCGGCGAGCGCTTCCTGCAGCTCCTCGAGACCCGCCTCGACAGCGTCGTCTACCTCCTCGGCTTCGCCAAGAGCCGCGCCGCCGCCCGCCAGCTCGTCAACCACGGCCACGTCCGCGTCAACGGCAAGAAGGTCGACATCGCAAGCTACACCGTCGTCCAGGGCGACGAGGTCGAGATGAAGGCCGTCAACTCCTCCCGCCAGCTGGCCACCCGCGCCATCGAGGAAAACCGCGCCCGCGTCGTCCCCGGCTGGCTCACCCGCAACGACGAGGCCCTCAAGGGCACCGTCACCCGCCTGCCCACCCGCGACGAGATGGAACCCTCCATCAACGAACAGCTCATCGTCGAATACTACTCGCGTTTCTAA
- the rpsK gene encoding 30S ribosomal protein S11: MSEEKSAPKKEKPKKAAPAVDGAAAPAAEARPAKAPKAAKPAAEGEAAAAPAAATKPVELVGGVPKAVTAEDLLKEELLAVKVRKAKGSKNITSGIANIAATFNNTIVSITDAKGNVISWSSAGKCNFRGSRKSTAYAAQVVAQDAARNAMAHGLKEVQIRVSGPGLGRDSAIRGLQAIGLEISSIIDVTPVPHNGCRPRKRRRV; this comes from the coding sequence ATGTCCGAAGAGAAATCCGCGCCCAAGAAAGAAAAGCCCAAGAAGGCTGCTCCCGCCGTCGACGGCGCTGCTGCCCCCGCCGCCGAGGCCAGGCCCGCCAAGGCCCCGAAGGCCGCCAAGCCCGCCGCTGAGGGCGAGGCCGCCGCCGCTCCGGCCGCCGCGACCAAGCCCGTCGAGCTCGTCGGAGGCGTGCCGAAGGCCGTCACCGCGGAAGACCTCCTCAAGGAGGAGCTCCTCGCCGTCAAGGTCCGCAAGGCCAAGGGTTCGAAGAACATCACCTCCGGCATCGCGAACATCGCGGCGACCTTCAACAACACCATCGTCTCCATCACGGACGCGAAGGGCAACGTCATCTCCTGGTCCTCGGCCGGCAAGTGCAACTTCCGCGGTTCGCGCAAGTCCACCGCCTACGCCGCCCAGGTCGTGGCGCAGGATGCCGCCCGCAACGCCATGGCGCACGGCCTCAAGGAAGTGCAGATCCGCGTGAGCGGTCCCGGCCTCGGTCGCGACTCCGCCATCCGCGGCCTCCAGGCCATCGGCCTCGAGATCTCCTCCATCATCGACGTCACCCCGGTGCCGCACAACGGCTGCCGTCCGCGCAAGCGCCGTCGCGTCTGA